The genomic region AGATATTATGGGAGgggtttattaattttccgcTGATTCATACTAAAGCGGATCAACCGCACGCGTAATCCTTATTTAGTTTAGGTGGAAGGCAGTAACGGTCGCTAGCGGAAAACTCCATGAAAAGGCTTAAACTCATCGCATGTGCGAATTATGcatataaaatgaaataattacaTTGGGAACGTTTTCCTTCTcatgctttttttcctttttttaaatgtttttaaatgttgttttgaatttgaaacgAATTTGAAGTTCGAAAAGGTTTACGGTTGGTCGTCAAAAATCagtttaaaaattataacagttccaaaaattgatttttgcgACTTTCCTTTTGTTTACCCTCAGCCCTACGGCAAACTCAATTGCCCGCATAACAGTGTTTGAGGCGCACGAAAATCGTTATTCCATGTCGTAAACCGCCACAGGACAGGATCACGTTTCGTGCACAAATTTCCccagaggaaaaaacaaatatcctCAAACCCCTCGCCAAAGTCTCTTCCTGTTTGCGATTTCGGTTCCCGGGTAATGCGTCACGTGTACACGTTTTGCCAGGACGTAAGACGAGAGCGTCACCCTTCGCATTGCAGAGGAGTAGCGGCGTACGACACAAACGGGCACAAAAACGCGTGTTTACCTTAAGTGcctttttttgattttcattgaaCATGAAGCATTAATGGAGCGGATGCAAAATCTGCGTTCGTGGATGTGTTTGGTACACATTGGGGGAGGAAAACACTTCCGAACTAAAGCCATCCGTTATCCCGGTATCTGGGAGCATACACAGATTTCATCTTTCTTGCACCTGTGCCAATGGAACTTCGTTTCGGTGCTAGGTTACGTGATTGCTGGAAAGCtataaaacaatcatttatTACACAACTTGGAGCCAAAAGCGGGTCATGTTTTGTAATGACCCTAAGGACACTTGACCATCCTTTGCCGGATCACGTCGTACATCATCATAATCCCGCACAAATGGGAACTTCTTTTCAATCAGCGCTAATATTGATTGAGATGGTTCGCTTTGGGTTGGCACTTAAGGTTCGGAAGTAGAGCATTTTTCTCTGTGTGCGATCCTTTATGCTGCGCCGTCTTTAGAGACACACCCAGACGAGCGTCTAATTCATATTTATCATCGTGGTTTAACCATTAAAGATGAGTTATCACACCCAACGACGTGGAACGAACACATAACGCTGGCTAAAGGACCTGAAATGCTCTTCCACGTGTCTTGATGTGATCGCAACATAGCGGCTTCGTGCAGTTTATTACTCTTGAAACCTTCAACTTTCCGCGCGACTcgcaaatttcatttttcataccGTTGCGCAGCACTTGGAACGTGCAAAATTCTGTGCTGGGGTTGGCAAACAGCTGAAATTAATGGCCCAGCCAAGCTCGTGTGACACATAGGAAGCTCCCAGTCGCAGGACAGTAAATTCATCAACAAACGTAGCGTCTTGGCAGGTTGCTACAGTCAAAATGCAGCATTCGGGTGGTGTTTATAGTTTTCTTGAGGTTGGATACTCCGTTATgggttgaaatggaaaattgtggggggggtttttttaacattaatatatgaaaacgaaaaataagcaaaaacttaATAACATTTTCTTGAACCCTCTGAGCATTTAAAGCTATAACTAAACCAATGATAGGATCACCAcagaagaaaatgtaaaattatcCCTGCACTATAGACGCTCCCTTTTACGGTGACGACAATTGATGCGTGCCAGTGACATCTAAATTAAAGTTCTGGATAAGTTATCGGCATCCGACACCCACTAGCTCCTTACACCGTGTCCCATTCTGCTGCATATCGAGGGCATCGAAAAACGACGAAATAGCATCCCGACCGCAACGGAAATTGGAATACCAACCAGTTTACGAACTGATCCCCAAAAATGgaagttttgtgttttgtttgtgcacGGCAGCAAGGAGAAAAGTACAACAACCAaaggaagaaagcaaaaactaattggaaaaaaaaatcaatcgatcACAATTGTCCACCCGAACCCGAGGCGGAAGCTAAAGTTGTGCCCTTAACCTGAAGATGGACTGCTCGTCGGGAAAACTGTGTTCTCCCACACCCGGCAACGATAACGCCGGGACTTTGGTGGTAAACCAACTTTCCGGGAACACATATTGATGGCCATTCGCTGTTCCTATCCGTCTCGGGAAATCACAAAGAaaattcggttcggttttatttgttattgatTGGGTTTGTGGAACATGGTAGGGGAAAACTGAACGAGTTTCTCGCGTTGAACTTTAATGTTTAATGCTTTCGAAGGAAATAAGGGGAAGTTTTGTCCCGGATGTCTTGGTTGGTTTTCCTCGGATGGTTTTCCTTAGCTCTGAGGGGGTTTTGTTGTATGGGTTTCGCCAAGGTGTGTCTATGCACCAGCCCGTACTGAAAGCGTAGGATCTTGCACCCTTCGTAAGAAACGAATTCGTCCTCACCGGGGCAACGGATCTAATTAAATTGGATATAATTAGAGTGACGTTTCGATTTCTGATAAACAGGATTCCATTTCTGCGGTATGTAGGAAAATAGTAAAACTTCACCATATCAGTTACTCCGACCGAAAAGGATAAGAGAAAACTAGGCACCAAATTGGTTCGGAACGTGATTGACGGAtaaatgtttttctcttttcccatTAAACcttgggggggagggaagtCCGATTGCAGCTCGAAAGGATGCCCGAGGATGAGGTAAATGAAACCAACACACGTTTATTTGCCTCCCCATGGTGCAATCAACCTGACGCTAGCAGGGGAAAGGAACGGGAGCCAAGATTTATAGAATTACTCATTTGATTCTGCCGACCAACCCGGCTCTCTTTCGCTATACCGGCTTTGGGGCTCGTTATGGTGGGGTTTGCCCTGACCGCTCCCAGCACGGATTTCACCGAATGAACGCTTTCCAACCACGCGGAAAGGATGGGAAAATGGTTCACGTTGGTCGGCGAAAAAACAACTCCGGAACCCCCCCCCGGAAAGCGTCTTCAAATGAACCGGAAAAGAATGCAATATTTATGAACACCCTCTGCCGAGGCTGAAGCCGTGCAGAAAGTGGAGCCAACGTAGCTTTACTGCTCCACTCGCAACTCATTTATAACTCGTTCCTCTCTGGCGGGTTTTACGAGTGCTATCGAAGGGGGGAACCTTTCGCCCGTCCGCACGCCATAGACAATCCTAGAAAAAGGGTTCCTTCCCGTccggtttgcttttttttcctgcccccACTTCTTTTCACTTCCGTTTGCGTGAACCGGCGCCATCTAACCCTCGGGGCGCCTTTGGCACGAGAAAGATAAGCTACGTAGATAAagttttgctgtttttattgCTGGTCTGCGAGTTGttccttccgtttttttttttgcttttatatTACGTCCCACTcctcaaacaaacgaacgccACACCGCGCTCCTATGTTCGTTCAATAAGGAGAGACGGCTGGGGGAGATTGGGTTGATTAATGATTTGTTGTAAACAATAAAGAGTTTGCCGCCATTCCACCTCGTACCGGTTGCGTGGCTGCATAAACCTTTTACCCCTTTTGTTCCTCGTTTTGGGGAGCTCGGAAACGGTGTAATAATTACCAGGACATACGAATTGCGACCGGCAGACGAACCTTTCCGTAGATGAGGTGGATAATCGTGAAAGTTAGTACGTTCTGGAGGGTTGGGAAGCTTCGAAGCCATATTGCTCGAACTAATTTTCATTCTGGTATGCCGAGGAATTATGATACCGACGGAGCAAACTATGCGGAACACTCGTTTGCGTACGTTATTCGGTGCACACTTTCATTCCTTCCCGTACCGTTTCAGCGCATCCACCGGAAGATCGGAACTCCTCCCCAACTTGACGAAGAACGACGACCCCTGTGCGCGACAGTATGTCGTCGGTACGAGACACGGCATCCTTCTTCACCCGGGGCAACTCGGCCCAGTTCGAGTACGTGCTCGCCCTCTACCCGCAGGTGCTGCAGCTAAAGGCGAACAGCAAATGCAAGAAGCCGGACGAGCTGATCAAGCTGGACGACTGGTACCAGAACAAGCTGCCCCAGCTGATCAAGAAGCGGGGCAAGGACCAGTACATGCTGCACGAGGAGCTAGTCAAGACGATGAAGTGGAAGCAGACGCGCGGCAAGTTCTTCCCGCAGCTGTCCTACCTGATCAAGGTGAACACACCGCGGGCGGTGCAGGCAGAGACGAAGAAGGCGTTCCGCAAGCTGCCCAACCTGGAGCAGGCCATCACGGCGCTGTCGAATCTGAAGGGAGTCGGCACGACGATGGCTTCGGCCCTGCTGGCTGCGGCCGCTCCCGAGACCGCACCGTTTATGGCGGACGAGTGTCTGATGGCGATACCGGAGATCGAAGGCATCGACTATACGACGCGCGAGTATATGAACTTTGTGCAGCACATCCAGACGACGACGGACCGGTTGAACCGCGAGTGCCACCCGGTACCGGCTGGCGAAGAACCCGCACAGGATAGCAGTAACACCCCGGACGCTTCGGCCGTGAAAGGTAACGGAAACGGGACGTCTGCCGAGGCGGAAGCGGATGCTAGTGACGCCGAGGACGACAGCACGAACTCGTCCAACGAAGGCACGTCCTCCgcggagaagaagaagaatcaacCCGACACGACGAACGACACGTTGAAGGCGCACGAGAAAAAATGGTCCCCTCACCGGGTGGAGTTGGCTCTGTGGACACACTACGTCGCCAGCGAGCTTCAGCCGGACCTGTTGGAGAACATTCCGGAGGAGGGCCGGAACAGCACGAACGACACCAATGCGTCCTCGAGCTCGGGCAGTAATCACAACAAATCGGACTCGCCGGACTCGGCGACGAAGACAAACGGTGCCACGCTGGCAGAGGAACCGTCGGACGAAAGTAACTCGGCCACCGAACACGGGAAGAGTGGGCCCGTGTCGGACGAGTCGTCCAAGCTCGGACTGGACAGTCTAGACGAGTGTACAAAGTCGGAGGACAGCATGGAAAAGCCGAGCACCACCACACCCGCTtctactactgctactactactactatttcTTCTACAACCACCAGCAGTCGTAAAAGGCCTGTGCCCGCCAACGTTCGAAGAAACACGATGTATAGCAACCTCATAAGCGCTAGCACGACTCCcgcgccgacgacgacgcctGTGCGTGCGTCCGAGCATTTGCTGAGCAGTTCCAAACGACGATCGGCTGACGGGGAGCGAAACAGTtccggcgatgatgatgatgatgatgatggcgaggCATCTCCTCGGCTCAGCAAGCACACTAAAATTGGATAAACTCCAACCGGGTGCCGGGGTAGCCGACGGACTGAATGTAGTAAGCAGTAAAACAGCCGTTGCTGTAAGTTAGTTTTCGCTCGTTTGCAAAACACTCGATACCTGCGGGGCTATAAGGTACTAGGATGCTTATTTATTCTACACTGTGGATGTGCGCCGTCGATTTTGTTCAGTACTATCGTCAAAAGGTCTTTATGTTTCATGTTTAATATAAGAACAtgttattacattttttttttaactatctTAAACCTTCGCTGTTGGAAACTAATCCTAGGTTCAATGCGTGAAGATCATTAGTTCAACAAAATCGTTGTGAAAAATATCAGAAATGGCGTAAAGTGGGTTACTTTTTCTATACGCGACGGACAAAAGAAGTTAAGTAATCGGTTTGGTACTGATCAGAGTGTTTTAGAACACTTTCTTTCATTTCGCGCGTTTAGAACGATCAAATTTACTTACGgtgttatgtttttccttaCCCATGTGAAACGGACGAAGTACGTACAAATGTGTCAACGACAACAGGATGGTTGGTTGCATTGAAGTAGTATCGTTATTTTAAAGTGCTCTCCCACAATTGATTGTATAAATAGTTGCTCGGTAGCACATTCAAAAGCTAGAGACAGTTTTAAATCGCCTCGTAGACTTCGTTCATAGCCCGAAACACTGACAGAGCTGTTCGTTCAACAcagaaaatgaatattttcgaTCACATCTCTGTAGACATTCCAATGGTTTTGGGATTCTGTTCTTCTGACGCAGCAAGACGCTGAAATATCTTTGGCAAAGGAAAACTAGCTGGAAAGcccagataaaatatttagaaTCGTTAGCTATACGTTGTAACTGGCGTCCAGTAGCGAAGAATGTCTGAAAAAGCAGCGAAACCAAATCAAGTTTTTGAAAGGTATGTTgagaaatttcaatttaaagaaaaacaatccacaAACGTCTGTAACTTTATTTTAGCtagtttttttatgatttgacGAACTTCTTGCAAACGTTACTTGTTAgaagtgaaaataatattattcttACTTTTCGTATACTAAATGCACCCCCATAAGCTAACCACGCAAACATACATCATCTTCTATGTTAAtggtaatattttaaatttctttcgcATCTTGTGTAAGTTTGCCTAAAGCATCTACATAGAGATGCGTTTAGTGACTCTGCcagtttatttattcttcattATTCGCTATTTTcctatcaattatttttaagcacctttcagtTTCGATAAGTTCGGTATTGTACGATGAAAATATTCCATAGATTGAGCGTTGGTATTGGGTGGTtcgagaaaaacgaatgcCAACACAAAAGTATGAATAaatctaaattaaaatttacaataaaGATAACAGAATCAAACCCTCATTGAACAGTTCGAAAAAGGGAACTCAACATCACAGACATTTTGCAACTATTACGATACAAAGCACCGTAACAAATAGAAACATATAAAATAGTAATAGAAGTAGCGTAACGATCGAAATAGGTTTATAGGAAAGTACCATAGACTAATAGGTGATTAGGAACACTAGCTGGCAACAAGCCGGAACCCGGCCGCAAACACAACCTGAAAgacacccacacccacaccgAAAGACAAAACGAGAGGGAAGGCGAGcgggaaacgaagcaaaacgttgatgaataaatagaaaactgtaacaacaacaaaaaaaaacaacagcaaaccACTAATAGCCTTCAAACTAAAACAAGTTAAAGTAATCGAATGAATCCTAAACTCTTCATCAAAGTGAATCAGGAAAGCGTTAAACGAATCGACAAGTATACCTGCAGGAACAGAAAATTCGCAAGTAGGGAAACCCTACGGCAGAAGTTGACAAATTCTTATTCATATAGATATCGTAAGGAAGCAAAATTCAGCAACACATTGTCGCATATACATTCATCTGGCAATGGTCTACTGCGGAGACGCAACTTTCTACACGAGCGAAACTGGAATCTAGACTTAAGTTGTAAAAGGAGGACGGTAGAGAAGCTAACAAGCACAGCCCAGCATAAGCATGTGtaatgagagaaaaaaagggatgaGTTGGAGGGATATTTGGCATGGaaataaataactttcaaccgaaatttgttttgctaataCACTTTGGTATTTATTTAGAGGCTCAATACGTATTTGTTTCTGCTGCTTCCAAGGTTATTTGAAGATGCACCCGGAGAAAGATAGTACTTAGTTTTCTATAAAATAATATCGCATATTTTTCAGAAACTAAACCCAAAAGACGATCTACTTCGTGGAATAAGTTAAACCAGACCACAAACTAAAGGTAAGAGATTCATCATTCATCACTGTGCGGTAAAGAAGTTTTTTCAAGCCTTGGTTCCGCCATAGTGGAAAACTTTAAAGAAGTTTTCATACACTCGAAGGAACGCCCTCCCATATTCATAACTGCGGGATTCGCGAACCTTCATTAGATACGCGTCATAACTTTGGCCTGCTTTTGCTTTGCCGATGCAGAATTCTTCTGCCCGAAATCGGTTTCGTGCGTGGAATTcgcaaatattttattcctcTTCATCATTCTCGCCGGGATAGAACGAACGACTTTCTCATCGATTGATTTTCTGCGCCCTCGGCAGCAGATACACGTGAAGGTGTTTTTCCCACCTGGCCGTGGTGAAAACAACCTTCGACGCCATGGAAACGTCTTCCGCTGGCGGAATATCGAACCGGTGTGAtggcttttttttgtgcgtATGTTTGTCTTCAATCTTCCCTCGAGGGCCCCTTTTTTCTCGGGTTGCCGCTGCCAAACGTGACGGAATTCAAAATGCCATTCATCAGTATGCGAGCGGTGCCAGGTTTGTGGGGAGGCTTATAAAGTTGTTTTTTAGTGTCGACGGTACTCAAAGCGCCCAGAGTTGCCCCACCCTTCCGGCTTGGCACGGTATACCTCTGCTCCTGGCGTATCTTTGGTGAGGTGTCGAAATTAGGTGGAATCCGCCGTGTAAATAAGGGCTCTCACAGCTTCggcaagaaaaacgaaaagtgtcGGTTTGATGTCAGTTGTGTGCGTCTAAAAACAGGAAATTTGAACCGTGAAAAATATTCATTGCTTTACTTTCGATTTTTCACCTTCGGAAAAATTGAGCACCTAGGCTAAAAGGAAAGTAGCAGATGAATGACATTGGATATATGACGTTGAGAACAATATTcatcatttaaataaaaaatgtatgcTTTCACCTAAAGTGATATTCAGTGTGAACATTATTTTGCCGAACAGCATGACGATTAACAAAACGAACGAGAGAGACATTATAGATCTAGCGCAGGGAAGACTACCTTCATTTGCAAATCACGATTTCACGTGTTGTTCCGTGTATTTCAGCCAAGTCAGTTACGATCGATCTCGTTTCCAAAAGCACGAACAAGCAGGGAAAACAGTTTTCCCCAAACCAGTTACCCAGCCCGGAAAGCATGAAAATGTGATTTTCGCTCACATAATCAAACCAAGCTAGATCGTAAACATCTTCAGACATTCATTGATCCCGGCAAAACGCCACCCACCGTCCCCTCCCCGAACTTCCCAGCGGGACGGAAATCGGTCGTATTTCAGGTCAAATGAAACGACTGCAGCCCAGGTCGATGTTCCATTAATGATGCCCTTCGCCTAACCCCCCCTCGTCACGAAAAGAGCCCCTGCATGTTCTTCTTTGTCCTGACGAAATCCTTACActttccacccacccacccacacacacattacGCCACAAGTGATGGTAGCTAACGGCCATACACACGTATCTTTCTCCGACTGCCTCGTGTATCGTGTCGAGTGTAATCAAATTAATGGTTATTGACAGAATAACGCGCACAAGGTACACAACCACCGGTCGGTCGAGCTGTCGTGCGTCGTGTCACCGGGTCGGGTTGGTAGGAAAAACTAAccgtaaacacacacacacagggggGAAGTAAAAAGGCCCTCCCGTCCCCAAAAACCGATTCATTCATTACGCCTCGACAGAGCTTTGCAACCGTGggtgttttgttggtttttccggAGCACCAAGCGCCGGTGGGGGTAAACAAGGGAGACACAGGTCCAAAATTATCCCCAAATTTTACTACAAACTATCTTCGGGCTcccattttcttccatttgaaTGGCGGCCCCGTTTTATCGGGGTCCATACTTCTGCAAACATGCAACCACTCAAAGTATTTCCTTTCCACTAACCACTCTTTTGGCGCGTTGATAGTGCGGTCGGaaaattttactttccttCTCGACGGAAAGCTCGTTTGACTCATTTtcggtttgaaatgtttcgtcCCCGTAAACCTCCTTCCCTGCCTACCCTAACGCATGTTTTCCGAGTGAAAATGAATTAATTTGCGTACACCAATCGGGTGCGAACGGGTGGTGAAGGGTTTAGAAGCAGGGCGACCATATTGTGCTTCTCTTTTCGTCAACTATTCACTGCATACGGTCCTGCTctatcaattatttttcaagcaaAGCGGTGCGGCACAAGATAATTGGATGataagaaaagttttcccgcaTACGTTGAGGACCTCGCATCGCCTTAAGAGGAACCGTAGGTCACTTGTGAAATTTATAACCGGCTCTAGCTTGTTTATGCTACAAATTTGTCACACACCGCGAAAGTGTTCGTGCAAGGGTACTGGATAGCTTTTCATCCGTCCGTGGCCGTCCCGCTGAGAAATGGAGGACTATTAATAAACGCGCGTATTTTTCATCACATTTCGGAGAAAGGTTGAGCATTCCCTAGTGTTGTGGAATGTGGTGCTTGTTTTGATGCTTTCCCAGCCAAACGATAGGGAACGCTGTAAACATCTCACTTTTGGTAAAAAGGGATCTAAAGTTCTCATGCAATGTAGCGCAGGATAATGTGCGCTGAAATGGTTGAAATAAACACAGTCGTAATAACTCACCACACTAACGTTTGCTCTACTCAATCATCGTAGACCATTCCGAAAGATGTATAACGGAAAGGACATTTTATGTGCACACCATAATGGCCCATACACCATTGATGACATAATTTTCCTCTCCAGGCGGAATTTCCAGGAACAAAGtaacttttctgttttgtaAAAGTAACCCCAATTGAGGCTTCGCTTCACACTCGATAAAATGGCACCCAATCATCCCATTTGCAAAATGGCGTGCTATGAGCAGGGCGCGAAATTAGCATCCAATTTTCCTTCGACGCACCCCGGGTTGTAGCCAAATCATCAAAGGAGACGGAAATTGACGGTTGGCAAACTTTTCCCTAAAAAAGACGAACGCCCCATCCCCGCAATCCTGACGTAATAAAACCTTCGAAACGGTCCACTTGATGCACGTTTTTCGAGAACCAAACCGAAAAGAGTGTTGGCATCCGAGCGTCGATCCGTTCATTTGTCATTTCACGGCTCACGTGCGGGGGTGGAAAGTGCAGACGCGCACGGCAGgttgggggaggaaaattcatCAAACGGTTTCGGTTGTAAAACGTCATTAAATTTGTCATCGGACTGGCACTTCCGGTGGATTGCAGGGCTTTGGAATCGGATTGAGTCTTGCGTGGTTTATCGCACTCGTTTATCATACGGTTCGTGCGGAGGATGCGTTcatttttccccgttttccgTGGGAGTCGAATCGATTGTTTTATCATATAACAAATGTGATCCTTTGGAATCTTGTATTCACAACTGCAAACCATACAGTTTGATAATAAACCTTAAAAATTGAAGTTTTTACCTTGTTGTTATGTTTTCCATGATATTATCAAACCTATTACAGCACACTTTTCACGCAGTAACATCGATCCAAAACCATTATTCTACCCCAGCTTTAGTCAGTGAATGATCAAACAAATAGCAGTTTCAAATGAAAGGCGAAAAAATCACATTCCGTCAGCCTTTTCCTGTGGgcgtttttgttatttctctCGTCAAACGTCGTCCTGACAAAACGAAAGCTTTAAATTCCATTACTCAAATCGGATTCGAATCCATCGTGCGATTGGATTTGCGAGATTGAAGGATATTTTATGTGACTTGCTGCTTTCAAAGGATTGAAGTCAAGTGATGGTGGAGCGTGAGGGAAGCTTCCTTAACAAAAAAGGACATGTTTTTCATCCCGTGAAAATAGATAGATAGTGAAAGTGAATGAATGGGCAAAGatttgaagagaaagaaaaccatTTGCTTAGAACGAGTCGAAAATATGCTTCCAATGAAGTgtcttaaatttttttttgcatacttttcttccattttttggCCCAGTAAACTCATACTCGTTCATCCGAAAAGCCACACTAACACCGATACCACCGCACCAACGATGGTTATTGGTTAAATATTTCGTTTAATGTTCAAACGCTCATCCTTCCGGTGGGTATCGGCTTTTTGAGCAACCGCCCTCGCCATTCTAGCTTCATCCTGCGTTATTGTTATTCGTTTTCCGAGCCGAGTGGTGTTGATTTTCCCTTGGCATGGGGAAAACCATTGTTTAGGGTGCCAGAGGACTTTATGGTGGCATCGGCGGCGCACGGCGGAATATTTCTAATTTTCCACAAAAGTCTCCCCCCGGTGTGCGTGGTGCGGTGAACCGGGATTCGATGTGTCCCGTGAAGTGTCTCTTCTCACatcccctcccctcctcccctTTCTTGTGAAATGATCGACGAGGGAGATCCATTTCGTTTTATGGAAATTGTAACTGCGCGCGGTACTGCGTCCTTTTGTTGCCGGTGGATTTTCCCTACCATCCCACAGACAAACATTCCGGCAACCCTCTGCAGCCCGCCGAACGCGTGGTTGTGCATTGCTCAACATAACACATAAACACCTACACAGGCACCATCCGCAACCCACTCCCCAATCATCGTCGAACAATTCATTCCGATAGAACAAGAAACAAGGCACGTCCGTATGGAGGGATGGGCGTTGTGCGTTTAAATGTGTGAGAAGGATACAAGTACACACATGGACATGTGCAGCACCAGGTTTCCGCTCTCGAGCCTTTGTCTAATTCGGTAGTCAACACGGCGTGTTGGCCTACGTTTGAGGATAAAATGCGTCCTGATGTGTGAGGTataattttttcattcctgAATTTCCATACCgaatcaaaggaaaaaaggacgccCACCGATGGTGGGAGGACAATTGTTTTATTGCCTCCAACCGGAGTCGGGGACAATATTGGGCCCTGCTTGGCGAGCGGAGCTCTGATTCGAAAGCGGTACAGTAAAATCCCTTCCGAATcaagaaaaaccaaatcgGTCGCCTGTCTGCgtttgaagggaaaaattcGTTTATTACACTCGAAGGAGCCAGACGAGTCTGCTTGAAGGATGATTTTCTAGGGACGACTTTTCGACGACCAGCCCACCTTCCTCCATCCATTGTCGTCCTATTGTTTGGGATCTGTCA from Anopheles coustani chromosome 3, idAnoCousDA_361_x.2, whole genome shotgun sequence harbors:
- the LOC131272374 gene encoding dentin sialophosphoprotein-like isoform X2, giving the protein MSSVRDTASFFTRGNSAQFEYVLALYPQVLQLKANSKCKKPDELIKLDDWYQNKLPQLIKKRGKDQYMLHEELVKTMKWKQTRGKFFPQLSYLIKVNTPRAVQAETKKAFRKLPNLEQAITALSNLKGVGTTMASALLAAAAPETAPFMADECLMAIPEIEGIDYTTREYMNFVQHIQTTTDRLNRECHPVPAGEEPAQDSSNTPDASAVKGNGNGTSAEAEADASDAEDDSTNSSNEGTSSAEKKKNQPDTTNDTLKAHEKKWSPHRVELALWTHYVASELQPDLLENIPEEGRNSTNDTNASSSSGSNHNKSDSPDSATKTNGATLAEEPSDESNSATEHGKSGPVSDESSKLGLDSLDECTKSEDSMEKPSTTTPASTTATTTTISSTTTSSRKRPVPANHLLSSSKRRSADGERNSSGDDDDDDDGEASPRLSKHTKIG
- the LOC131272374 gene encoding dentin sialophosphoprotein-like isoform X1, whose protein sequence is MSSVRDTASFFTRGNSAQFEYVLALYPQVLQLKANSKCKKPDELIKLDDWYQNKLPQLIKKRGKDQYMLHEELVKTMKWKQTRGKFFPQLSYLIKVNTPRAVQAETKKAFRKLPNLEQAITALSNLKGVGTTMASALLAAAAPETAPFMADECLMAIPEIEGIDYTTREYMNFVQHIQTTTDRLNRECHPVPAGEEPAQDSSNTPDASAVKGNGNGTSAEAEADASDAEDDSTNSSNEGTSSAEKKKNQPDTTNDTLKAHEKKWSPHRVELALWTHYVASELQPDLLENIPEEGRNSTNDTNASSSSGSNHNKSDSPDSATKTNGATLAEEPSDESNSATEHGKSGPVSDESSKLGLDSLDECTKSEDSMEKPSTTTPASTTATTTTISSTTTSSRKRPVPANVRRNTMYSNLISASTTPAPTTTPVRASEHLLSSSKRRSADGERNSSGDDDDDDDGEASPRLSKHTKIG